One genomic region from Gadus morhua chromosome 9, gadMor3.0, whole genome shotgun sequence encodes:
- the bpgm gene encoding bisphosphoglycerate mutase, translated as MSKYKVILLRHGEGEWNKENRFCSWVDQKLSTDGVKEAQACGRLLREQGYTFDVVFTSLLSRSVHTAWLVLEAMRQEWVPVVKSWRLNERHYGALIGLNRAEMALNHGEQQVKVWRRSYNVTPPPIDQSHPYYQEIYNDRRYSNCDVSKDELPRAESLKQVLDRLLPYWDGTVGPEIRSGRSVLISAHGNSCRALLKHLEGISDSDIVNVTLPTGTPVLLELDESLRAVKPRQLLGDQVKIQAAIKMVEDQGKVKPAA; from the exons ATGTCAAAATACAAAGTCATCCTGCTCAGACATGGCGAGGGGGAGTGGAACAAAGAGAACCGCTTCTGCAGCTGGGTGGACCAGAAGCTCAGCACGGATGGAGTGAAGGAGGCCCAGGCGTGTGGCCGCCTCCTCAGGGAGCAGGGCTACACCTTTGACGTGGTATTCACCTCCCTGCTCAGTCGATCCGTCCACACGGCCTGGCTTGTGCTTGAGGCCATGCGCCAGGAGTGGGTCCCCGTGGTGAAGTCGTGGAGGCTGAACGAGCGCCACTACGGCGCCCTCATAGGGCTCAACCGTGCAGAGATGGCCCTCAACCACGGGGAGCAGCAGGTGAaagtgtggaggaggagctatAACGTCACACCGCCACCCATCGATCAATCCCACCCGTACTACCAGGAGATCTACAACGACCGCCGGTACAGCAACTGCGACGTGAGCAAGGATGAGCTGCCCAGGGCGGAGAGCCTGAAGCAGGTACTGGACCGGCTGCTGCCCTACTGGGACGGGACGGTGGGGCCGGAGATCCGGAGTGGACGCAGTGTGCTCATCTCTGCTCATGGGAACAGCTGCAGAGCTCTGCTGAAGCACCTGGAAG GCATATCGGACAGCGACATCGTCAACGTGACTCTGCCCACGGGCACGCCCGTTCTGCTGGAGCTGGACGAGAGCCTGCGGGCGGTGAAGCCCCGTCAGCTGCTGGGAGACCAGGTCAAGATCCAGGCGGCCATCAAGATGGTTGAGGACCAGGGGAAGGTCAAGCCCGCCGCCTGA
- the LOC115550290 gene encoding troponin I, slow skeletal muscle yields the protein MSEAPGQKAKPKISASRRLFLKTKLMKRAMTMLVTDKENRRLERERVLAERVPPLQLSGLSVQDLQNLCKELSQKIDVVDEERYDINSKVSKSELEVQDLSQKIGDLKGKMKRPNLKRVRVSADAMLGALLGSKVKESVDFKANLKTVKKEDEKKEEVTDWRKNVESMSGMEGRKKLFDAA from the exons ATGTCTGAAGC TCCG GGTCAGAAAGCAAAGCCTAAAATATCTGCATCTCGAAGACTGTTCTTGAAG ACCAAACTGATGAAGAGGGCCATGACCATGCTAGTCACCGACAAGGAGAACAGGCggctggagcgagagagagtcctGGCGGAGAGAGTTCCACCGCTGCAGCTGTCAGGCCTATCCGTGCAGGATCTGCAG AATCTCTGCAAGGAGCTCTCCCAGAAAATTGATGTGGTGGATGAGGAAAGATACGATATTAATTCAAAAGTGTCCAAAAGCGAACTGGAG GTCCAGGACCTGTCCCAGAAAATCGGGGATCTGAAGGGAAAGATGAAGAGACCCAACCTGAAGAGAGTGAGGGTGTCCGCCGACGCCATGCTGGGCGCCCTgctggggtcaaaggtcaaggagTCGGTGGACTTCAAGGCCAACCTCAAGACAGTGAAGAAGGAGGATGAGAAG AAAGAAGAGGTCACTGATTGGCGTAAGAATGTGGAATCAATGTCTGGGATGGAGGGCAGGAAGAAGCTGTTCGATGCTGCATAA
- the LOC115550291 gene encoding troponin I, cardiac muscle — MSEGPKKSKFSASRRLTLKIKLLKRAGVMLENEKEEKIREREATLKERVPPLQLSGLSVQDLQALCREMNQKIDSADEDRYDIDMKVTKNYKEIENLSQKITDLKGRNRPALKRVKISAEAMLGALLGTKVKESVDFKAALKTVKKEDEKKEEVTDWRKNVEAMSGMEGRKKLFDA, encoded by the exons ATGTCTGAAGG ACCA AAAAAGTCGAAGTTCTCGGCGTCTCGCCGGTTGACTCTGAAG ATCAAACTGCTGAAGAGGGCTGGGGTGATGTTGGAAAATGAGAAAGAAGAGAAGATacgggagagagaggccacTCTTAAGGAGAGAGTCCCTCCGCTTCAGCTCTCTGGACTGTCAGTACAGGACCTCCAG GCTCTGTGCCGAGAGATGAACCAGAAGATCGACTCTGCCGATGAGGATCGCTACGATATTGACATGAAAGTCACAAAAAATTACAAGGAG ATTGAGAATTTGTCCCAGAAGATCACTGATCTGAAGGGCCGGAATAGACCTGCCCTGAAGAGGGTGAAGATCTCCGCCGAAGCAATGCTGGGGGCTCTGCTGGGGACAAAGGTCAAGGAGTCTGTGGACTTCAAGGCAGCCctcaagacggtgaagaaggAGGATGAGAAG aaggaggaggtgaccGACTGGCGTAAGAATGTGGAGGCCATGTCTGGCATGGAGGGCAGGAAGAAGCTGTTTGATGCTTAG